The Neobacillus sp. PS3-34 genome has a window encoding:
- the yutH gene encoding spore coat putative kinase YutH: protein MAELQKITEHLQSYGDNHVPYFLTTTSGKILTKWEDNQYCVLASRQEEIPPPKQKLGRKLAKFHERGRKVPFQVERSSRIGKWKELWEKRLEQMEKVWNGMLFQTPEDDFERLFIETFPYYMGMTENAIQYLVDTEIDENPADTDNGTVCHERFSSTSWGRHYLIKNPFDWVFDHRSRDLAEWTRERYFHNIQTYHREVKEFYDDYQGISPLSAFSWRLLYSRILFPLHYFNCIESYYITRSEQDKKLLEEKLQKILNQSREYEQFLNGFYQLAGAPVNKLKLPLLEWLAK from the coding sequence GTGGCTGAACTCCAAAAAATAACGGAGCATTTACAAAGCTATGGAGACAATCATGTCCCTTATTTTCTAACGACTACCTCTGGGAAAATTTTAACAAAGTGGGAGGATAATCAGTATTGCGTTTTGGCCAGCAGGCAGGAGGAGATACCCCCTCCTAAACAAAAGCTTGGGCGGAAGCTGGCAAAATTCCATGAGAGAGGACGAAAGGTGCCCTTTCAGGTGGAGAGGTCGAGCAGGATCGGAAAGTGGAAGGAATTATGGGAAAAGCGTTTGGAACAAATGGAGAAGGTTTGGAACGGAATGCTCTTCCAAACGCCTGAAGACGATTTTGAGAGGCTGTTCATTGAAACTTTCCCTTATTATATGGGGATGACAGAAAATGCTATTCAGTATCTTGTGGACACAGAAATCGATGAAAACCCGGCTGATACCGACAACGGTACTGTTTGCCATGAACGGTTTTCATCCACCTCATGGGGCAGGCATTATTTGATTAAAAATCCTTTTGATTGGGTATTTGACCACCGCAGCAGGGACCTGGCAGAATGGACGAGGGAACGCTACTTTCATAATATCCAAACCTATCACCGGGAAGTAAAGGAATTTTATGATGATTACCAAGGAATTTCGCCATTATCAGCCTTTTCCTGGCGGCTCCTTTATTCAAGGATTTTATTTCCTCTTCATTACTTTAATTGTATAGAAAGCTATTATATTACCCGCTCGGAACAGGATAAAAAATTGCTTGAAGAGAAGCTGCAAAAGATTTTAAATCAATCCAGGGAATATGAGCAATTTTTAAATGGATTCTATCAGCTGGCAGGTGCGCCGGTCAACAAATTAAAGTTGCCCTTGCTGGAATGGCTGGCAAAATAA
- a CDS encoding D-glycerate dehydrogenase, whose amino-acid sequence MKPYIYITRKLPSEVAEAIQAKYEVGMWGKENIPVPKALLIEEAKKADALLTMLSDPIDESVLNAGDRLKVVANLAVGFDNIDLKTADKRGIAVCNTPDVLTDTTADLTFALLMATARRIVEASELVRQGKWKSWSPLLLAGHDVHHKTIGIVGMGKIGETVAKRATGFDMEILYHNRSRKLEAERNLGAVYSTFEELVSQSDFIVCLTPLTDSTKNLFSREVFRKMKKSAIFINASRGPVIDETALYEALVDKEIAGAGLDVFEKEPISADHPLLKLPNVVALPHIGSSSIETRMTMMRLCLDNIDAVLSGKDPLTVVNKEWKVRV is encoded by the coding sequence ATGAAACCATACATCTACATTACGAGAAAGCTTCCTAGCGAAGTAGCAGAAGCAATTCAAGCGAAATATGAAGTCGGCATGTGGGGAAAAGAAAATATTCCAGTTCCAAAGGCGTTGCTCATTGAAGAGGCAAAGAAAGCGGATGCGCTTTTAACCATGCTGTCTGATCCAATTGACGAAAGTGTTTTAAATGCTGGTGACAGGCTGAAGGTTGTCGCAAATCTTGCAGTCGGCTTTGATAATATCGATTTGAAAACTGCTGACAAAAGAGGTATTGCAGTTTGCAATACTCCTGATGTATTGACGGATACCACTGCTGATTTAACATTTGCATTGCTGATGGCAACCGCCCGCCGAATTGTGGAAGCGTCTGAGCTGGTCAGGCAAGGGAAATGGAAGAGCTGGAGCCCGCTCCTTTTGGCAGGCCATGATGTCCACCATAAAACAATCGGGATAGTAGGGATGGGAAAAATAGGTGAAACCGTCGCAAAGCGCGCCACAGGTTTCGATATGGAAATCCTCTATCATAATCGATCAAGAAAACTGGAAGCAGAGAGAAATCTGGGTGCGGTTTATAGCACGTTTGAGGAGCTTGTTTCGCAGTCAGATTTTATTGTTTGCTTAACACCGCTGACAGACTCGACTAAAAATCTGTTTTCGCGTGAGGTTTTCAGAAAAATGAAGAAGTCTGCGATTTTTATTAATGCGTCACGAGGGCCGGTTATTGATGAAACCGCATTATATGAAGCTCTTGTGGATAAAGAGATTGCGGGAGCAGGCCTGGATGTGTTCGAAAAAGAACCCATTTCAGCGGATCATCCTCTATTAAAGCTTCCTAACGTGGTCGCCCTTCCGCATATTGGCAGTTCCAGCATCGAGACAAGGATGACGATGATGAGGCTTTGCCTGGATAATATAGATGCAGTTCTATCCGGTAAGGATCCTCTTACAGTTGTAAATAAAGAATGGAAAGTGCGTGTCTGA
- a CDS encoding NifU family protein — protein sequence MTEQEMKAQVQEVLDKLRPFLLRDGGDCELVDVDEGIVKLRLLGACGSCPSSTITLKAGIERALLEEVPGVVEVEQVF from the coding sequence ATGACAGAACAAGAAATGAAAGCTCAAGTTCAGGAAGTTTTAGATAAATTACGCCCATTCCTTCTTAGGGACGGTGGAGACTGCGAATTAGTAGATGTTGATGAAGGTATCGTAAAACTCCGTCTTCTTGGAGCATGCGGCAGCTGCCCAAGCTCGACCATCACATTAAAAGCCGGTATCGAACGCGCTCTTTTAGAAGAAGTTCCTGGCGTTGTTGAGGTTGAACAGGTTTTTTAA
- a CDS encoding YuzD family protein, whose translation MTNQVIEIIVYGADQLCPSCVNLPSSKETFEWLEAAVGRKFADQPFIITYVDIHNPPEEEGKKHFAARVIEEDMFYPVVLIGNKIVGEGNPRLKTIFAELEKHGYQSI comes from the coding sequence ATGACCAATCAGGTAATCGAAATTATTGTGTATGGGGCAGACCAGTTATGCCCGAGCTGTGTAAATTTGCCGTCATCAAAAGAAACGTTTGAATGGCTAGAGGCGGCTGTTGGCAGGAAATTTGCAGATCAACCGTTCATCATCACCTATGTGGATATTCATAACCCTCCTGAAGAAGAAGGAAAAAAGCACTTTGCAGCAAGAGTAATTGAGGAAGATATGTTTTATCCAGTGGTTTTGATTGGAAATAAAATAGTCGGGGAGGGCAATCCCCGACTGAAAACCATTTTTGCAGAACTGGAAAAGCATGGCTACCAATCCATCTAA
- a CDS encoding NAD(P)/FAD-dependent oxidoreductase — MKNLVILGGGYGGMKILNELLPDHLPDDVYITLVDRVPYHCLKTEYYALAAGTISDRHVRVSFPEHPQLKVKYGEVTGINLEENKVLLKDEEALCYDDLIIGLGCEDKYHNVPGADEFTYSIQSIEKSRATYSILNNLPPGSVVGIVGAGLSGVELASELSESRSDLNVKLFDRGDHILSDFPDRLSKYVENWFDKHNIEIVNNSNITKVEEKLLYNHDVPVHCDVIVWTAGIQANRIVRDIDVEKDKLGRLTVTPHHHLPGNEHVFVVGDCASLPHAPSAQLAEGQAEQIVEVFKKRWKGEQLPPFFPAIKLKGVLGSLGKKEGFGMMADRAITGRVARLIKSGILWMYKYHNG; from the coding sequence ATGAAGAACCTTGTAATTCTAGGCGGTGGCTATGGCGGAATGAAAATCCTCAACGAACTTCTGCCTGATCATCTACCTGATGATGTGTATATTACCCTGGTTGACCGGGTACCATACCACTGTTTAAAAACAGAATATTACGCATTGGCAGCGGGCACGATTTCTGACCGCCATGTCCGCGTTTCCTTTCCTGAACACCCTCAGCTTAAGGTTAAATACGGTGAAGTCACTGGCATAAACCTCGAAGAAAATAAGGTTTTACTTAAAGATGAGGAAGCGCTTTGTTATGATGACTTAATTATTGGCCTTGGCTGTGAAGACAAATATCATAATGTTCCTGGTGCAGATGAATTCACTTACAGCATTCAAAGCATTGAAAAATCCCGTGCTACTTACTCTATCCTGAATAACCTCCCACCGGGTTCCGTCGTAGGCATTGTCGGCGCTGGCCTGAGCGGAGTAGAGCTTGCAAGTGAACTAAGTGAAAGCCGTTCAGACTTGAATGTAAAGCTATTTGATAGAGGAGATCATATTTTATCCGATTTCCCTGACCGACTCAGCAAATATGTTGAAAATTGGTTTGATAAACATAATATCGAAATAGTAAATAATTCCAACATAACAAAGGTAGAGGAGAAACTGCTCTACAATCATGATGTACCCGTCCATTGCGATGTAATCGTCTGGACAGCCGGTATACAGGCTAATAGGATTGTCCGTGACATAGACGTTGAAAAAGACAAGCTTGGACGTCTGACTGTTACTCCACATCACCATTTGCCTGGAAATGAGCATGTGTTTGTGGTCGGAGACTGTGCGAGCCTTCCTCATGCCCCAAGTGCCCAGCTTGCTGAAGGCCAGGCAGAGCAAATCGTGGAAGTATTTAAAAAGCGCTGGAAGGGTGAGCAGCTTCCGCCATTCTTCCCGGCTATCAAACTAAAAGGCGTTCTCGGTTCTCTTGGAAAGAAGGAAGGGTTCGGAATGATGGCCGACCGTGCCATTACAGGCCGCGTCGCCCGTTTGATTAAATCTGGAATTCTTTGGATGTATAAATATCATAATGGATGA
- a CDS encoding YuzB family protein, translating to MIQPIIEFCISNLASGAQKAREKLERDPNLDVIEYGCLGYCGKCASTLYALVNGEPVTGDTPEELVENIYQYLEDNPMF from the coding sequence ATGATACAGCCAATCATCGAATTTTGCATAAGCAATCTGGCCAGTGGTGCCCAAAAAGCAAGGGAGAAGCTGGAAAGGGATCCTAATTTAGATGTAATTGAATATGGATGTCTCGGGTATTGTGGAAAATGTGCATCCACACTTTATGCACTTGTAAATGGAGAACCTGTAACGGGGGATACTCCTGAGGAATTGGTAGAAAATATTTATCAATACCTTGAGGATAATCCGATGTTTTAA
- a CDS encoding DUF2225 domain-containing protein — translation MTQLEPLYDKKCECLMCKKNFISQKIRTRFIKLAEVDTDFSPAYQPPENNPIFYQIHVCPYCGFSFSEETIKYFPPNSRELIQEKVVNNWTPQDFGGSRTIHQAIQTYKLAIYCGVLKKEKHIVLAGMYLRVAWMYRSLQNDGQEQRFMKLAIMEYHESYLKDDFRGTQVSEVKLLYLIGELSRRTLQTQQAVQYFSKVIERQKQSIEPKIIEMARERWYEIREEKTLNA, via the coding sequence TTGACTCAATTAGAGCCCCTTTATGATAAAAAGTGTGAATGCTTAATGTGCAAAAAGAATTTTATATCTCAAAAAATTCGTACACGTTTCATTAAACTAGCCGAAGTTGACACAGACTTCTCGCCAGCCTATCAGCCGCCTGAAAACAATCCCATCTTCTATCAGATACATGTGTGCCCATATTGCGGTTTTTCTTTCTCGGAAGAAACGATAAAGTATTTTCCGCCAAATTCAAGAGAGTTAATCCAAGAAAAGGTTGTAAACAATTGGACACCTCAAGATTTCGGAGGCAGCAGAACCATTCATCAGGCGATCCAAACTTATAAACTTGCCATCTATTGTGGTGTTTTAAAAAAGGAAAAACACATCGTCCTGGCCGGGATGTACTTAAGAGTGGCGTGGATGTATCGTTCCCTGCAGAATGACGGACAGGAGCAGCGGTTTATGAAGCTGGCTATTATGGAATACCACGAATCCTATTTAAAGGATGACTTTAGAGGAACTCAGGTTTCAGAAGTTAAGCTGCTTTACCTGATTGGTGAGCTTTCCAGAAGAACCCTTCAAACCCAGCAGGCCGTTCAATATTTTTCAAAAGTAATTGAACGGCAGAAACAATCCATCGAACCGAAAATAATCGAAATGGCCCGGGAACGCTGGTATGAAATCAGGGAAGAAAAGACACTTAATGCTTAA
- a CDS encoding iron-sulfur cluster assembly accessory protein, which translates to MENEVVILTEAASLQIKEMMKHNEEEGALLRVAIKGGGCSGLSYGMGFDHEVKEDDLHFEQHGIQIIVDKESAPALKGTKIDFKQSMMGGGFTIDNPNAIASCGCGSSFKTATNTGTPEEC; encoded by the coding sequence ATGGAGAATGAGGTAGTTATTTTAACCGAAGCAGCATCGCTGCAAATAAAAGAGATGATGAAGCATAATGAAGAAGAGGGAGCCCTTTTAAGAGTGGCTATTAAAGGCGGGGGCTGCAGCGGTTTATCTTACGGAATGGGCTTTGACCATGAAGTCAAAGAAGATGATCTGCATTTTGAGCAGCATGGCATTCAAATCATTGTCGATAAAGAAAGTGCACCAGCCCTTAAAGGGACGAAGATCGACTTTAAACAATCCATGATGGGCGGCGGCTTTACTATCGATAATCCAAACGCCATCGCATCATGCGGCTGCGGTTCTTCGTTTAAGACTGCGACAAACACTGGTACACCTGAGGAATGTTAA
- a CDS encoding NAD(P)/FAD-dependent oxidoreductase — MRKPKIVILGAGYGGLITTVRLQKLMGANEADIVLINKNDYHYETTWLHEASAGTLHHDRVRYEIRDVIDRSKVEFIQDTALEINKEEKKVILEKGEVSYDYLVVSLGGESETFGIKGLKEYAFGIVNVNSARQLREHIEYQFATYNMEEEKKDERLVIVVGGAGFTGIEFLGELTNRIPELCHEYDVDFHKVRIVCVEAAPMVLPGFDPELVNYAVAQLERKGVEFLIGTAIKECTPDGILVAKGEEEVREIKAGTVVWAAGVRGNSIIEKSGFEAMRGRVKVQPDLRVPGHDDVFIIGDCSLMINEEINRPYPPTAQIAMQQGDVCARNLAALVREKTELEAFKPDIKGTVCSLGEDDAIGVVYGKKLTGGKASFMKKMIDNRALYMVGGASLVMKKGKFNIF; from the coding sequence TTGAGAAAGCCAAAAATAGTTATCCTGGGAGCAGGATACGGTGGATTAATAACTACAGTTCGCCTGCAAAAATTAATGGGTGCGAACGAAGCTGATATCGTTCTAATTAATAAAAATGATTACCATTATGAGACAACATGGCTTCATGAAGCCTCTGCAGGCACGCTTCATCATGACCGTGTACGTTATGAAATTCGCGATGTAATCGATCGCAGTAAAGTGGAATTCATCCAGGATACAGCATTGGAAATCAACAAAGAAGAGAAAAAGGTTATCCTTGAAAAAGGAGAAGTTTCTTATGACTATCTGGTTGTTTCCCTTGGTGGAGAATCTGAAACATTTGGCATTAAAGGCCTTAAGGAATACGCATTTGGAATTGTGAACGTGAACTCGGCGCGCCAATTGCGCGAGCACATTGAATACCAATTTGCAACCTACAATATGGAAGAAGAGAAAAAAGATGAAAGACTAGTAATCGTTGTGGGTGGTGCAGGCTTCACAGGAATTGAGTTCCTTGGAGAGCTGACTAACCGTATCCCTGAGCTTTGCCATGAATATGACGTTGACTTCCATAAAGTAAGAATTGTTTGTGTGGAAGCCGCTCCAATGGTTCTTCCAGGCTTTGACCCTGAGCTTGTTAATTACGCTGTAGCTCAATTGGAAAGAAAAGGCGTTGAATTCTTAATTGGTACTGCGATTAAAGAATGTACACCTGATGGCATCCTTGTTGCTAAAGGTGAAGAAGAAGTACGCGAAATTAAGGCAGGTACTGTTGTATGGGCTGCTGGAGTTCGTGGTAACTCAATCATTGAAAAATCAGGCTTTGAAGCAATGCGTGGGCGTGTTAAAGTTCAGCCAGACCTTCGTGTTCCGGGTCATGATGATGTGTTCATCATCGGAGACTGCTCATTGATGATCAATGAAGAAATCAATCGCCCATACCCTCCTACAGCTCAAATCGCTATGCAGCAGGGTGATGTTTGTGCCCGCAATTTAGCGGCACTTGTACGTGAAAAAACAGAGCTTGAGGCATTTAAGCCAGATATTAAAGGTACCGTATGTTCTCTTGGTGAAGACGATGCAATCGGTGTCGTTTACGGTAAAAAGCTAACAGGCGGCAAGGCATCTTTCATGAAGAAGATGATCGATAACCGTGCTCTTTACATGGTTGGCGGGGCTTCACTTGTTATGAAAAAAGGTAAATTTAATATATTTTAA
- a CDS encoding NUDIX hydrolase, translating into MKENKRGSVWLAVAGLVRSSDGRWLVVKKKYGGLKGNWSLPAGFVEAGETADDAVIREVKEETGINCTVKGLLGLRTGVIKGEVSDNMLVFLLEQNGDSKLKHQENELFEAKFMSIEELAADKDASILLHYLIGVEQMLSRSGADGLNPGDQFGYTAYKLFF; encoded by the coding sequence ATGAAGGAAAATAAACGGGGCAGTGTCTGGCTAGCGGTCGCGGGATTAGTAAGGTCTTCTGATGGAAGGTGGCTGGTAGTAAAAAAGAAATACGGCGGTTTAAAAGGAAACTGGTCCTTGCCGGCAGGATTTGTAGAGGCAGGAGAAACAGCAGATGATGCCGTAATCAGAGAAGTAAAGGAAGAGACGGGAATTAATTGTACGGTGAAGGGACTCCTTGGCCTAAGAACAGGGGTAATTAAAGGAGAAGTCAGTGATAACATGCTTGTATTCCTTCTTGAGCAGAATGGGGATAGTAAATTGAAGCATCAGGAAAACGAGCTCTTTGAAGCAAAATTTATGAGCATAGAAGAATTGGCAGCTGACAAGGATGCATCCATTCTTCTTCATTATTTGATCGGAGTAGAGCAGATGCTTTCAAGGTCTGGTGCCGATGGATTAAATCCCGGGGATCAATTTGGATACACTGCTTATAAGCTATTTTTCTAA
- a CDS encoding YuiA family protein, which yields MTAKKLDSKKCDYCSGNGYFQLLLGGSETCTCCGGSGKRKD from the coding sequence ATGACGGCGAAGAAATTAGACTCAAAAAAATGTGATTACTGTTCAGGAAATGGATACTTCCAATTGCTTCTTGGCGGATCAGAGACTTGCACCTGCTGTGGCGGATCAGGAAAAAGAAAAGACTAA
- a CDS encoding YuiB family protein, whose translation MQMNIVVLIISMLLFFVLFFGIGFLLNMLLRMSWIMAVIYPVIAIFIVDKVRFIKYFTDSRNAFQELGHRFSTLAVADVLILLSGFAGAIVAGITIKLLRKNGYQMF comes from the coding sequence ATGCAGATGAATATTGTTGTCTTAATTATATCGATGCTATTATTTTTTGTACTATTTTTTGGAATTGGATTTTTACTTAATATGCTTCTTCGAATGTCCTGGATCATGGCAGTTATTTATCCGGTAATTGCTATTTTTATAGTTGATAAAGTACGCTTTATTAAATATTTCACTGACAGCCGGAACGCTTTTCAAGAACTGGGGCACAGGTTCAGCACTCTTGCTGTAGCGGATGTCCTTATTTTGCTCAGTGGGTTTGCAGGAGCAATTGTAGCTGGAATTACAATCAAGCTGCTGCGCAAAAATGGGTACCAGATGTTTTAA
- a CDS encoding 3D domain-containing protein: MKRFKSWTRRFAMTFLFLMALLTTFQTISGVEAKSLISFVGINDGWKQDEAEVSFIKNKFKSIELAFKPIKRAAELKPLISSSEAAAEVPPLEEAINWSQYPKKTVTATGYTAGYESTGKYKNHPEFGITYSGVKVKRDLYSTVAADLNVFPIGTVLFIPGYGYGVVADKGGAIKGNKLDLYYETVDDVYKKWGKKTLDVYIIETGDGNLSEEQLTAWNENEAMQVFRQQYIKSE; this comes from the coding sequence ATGAAAAGATTTAAAAGTTGGACAAGGCGATTTGCCATGACATTTCTTTTTCTGATGGCACTCTTAACGACCTTCCAAACGATTTCAGGTGTAGAAGCAAAATCCCTTATTTCGTTTGTTGGTATTAATGATGGCTGGAAGCAGGATGAAGCCGAAGTTTCTTTTATTAAAAATAAATTCAAATCGATTGAATTGGCTTTCAAGCCGATTAAACGTGCGGCAGAGCTTAAACCGCTTATATCTTCAAGTGAAGCAGCAGCTGAAGTTCCTCCATTGGAGGAAGCCATTAATTGGTCGCAATACCCAAAGAAGACTGTCACTGCAACAGGATATACAGCAGGCTATGAATCAACCGGAAAATATAAAAACCATCCTGAATTCGGCATCACTTATTCTGGGGTAAAGGTTAAGCGTGATCTTTATTCGACTGTGGCGGCTGATTTAAACGTCTTTCCAATTGGAACTGTCCTCTTTATCCCTGGTTATGGGTATGGAGTCGTAGCAGACAAAGGCGGCGCTATTAAAGGGAATAAATTGGATTTATATTATGAGACAGTCGACGACGTCTATAAAAAATGGGGTAAAAAGACGCTTGATGTGTACATAATAGAAACGGGCGATGGCAATTTAAGCGAGGAACAATTAACTGCATGGAATGAAAACGAAGCAATGCAAGTGTTCCGCCAGCAATATATTAAATCGGAATAG
- a CDS encoding VTT domain-containing protein, whose product MLSGIFAALTTSYLLGRFVCRPLLRFFKKRQRFANVLETSLQLMDKYRKFSLLLSYFIPGLRSFVPFLYGFSRLPFRSFALYAYSGAFIWLGADVFCRVHFWRLFRRDHSLWERSFIYYWNDCSCNCSCLRIVEKTKASKTRKS is encoded by the coding sequence ATGCTGTCTGGCATATTTGCAGCCCTGACAACGAGTTATTTATTGGGAAGATTTGTCTGCCGCCCGCTTTTGCGGTTTTTTAAAAAGAGACAAAGATTTGCCAATGTCCTTGAAACCTCCCTTCAACTGATGGACAAGTATAGAAAATTTTCTTTATTGTTAAGCTACTTTATTCCTGGCCTCCGCAGTTTTGTACCATTTCTATATGGCTTCAGCCGCCTTCCTTTTCGATCCTTTGCCCTCTATGCCTATTCCGGAGCTTTCATTTGGCTCGGCGCTGATGTTTTCTGCCGGGTTCATTTTTGGAGATTATTTAGACGAGATCATTCGCTATGGGAAAGGAGCTTTATTTATTACTGGAATGATTGCAGTTGTAATTGCAGTTGTTTACGTATTGTGGAAAAAACGAAAGCGTCTAAAACGAGAAAATCTTAA
- a CDS encoding hotdog fold thioesterase, with product MELKNTMIDSLGIEITVLEKGKVVATMPVDERTRQPFGLLHGGASVALAETVASIGAYELVDKEKEAVAGLEINANHVRPKKDGTVTAVAEVLYQGRTTMVWDIKITDEQDKLICISRCTMAVIQLKK from the coding sequence ATGGAGTTAAAAAACACAATGATTGACTCACTTGGAATTGAAATTACTGTTTTGGAAAAAGGGAAAGTCGTCGCGACCATGCCTGTCGATGAGCGTACACGCCAGCCGTTCGGGCTGCTGCATGGCGGTGCATCGGTCGCCTTGGCGGAAACAGTAGCAAGTATCGGAGCCTATGAGCTAGTGGACAAGGAAAAGGAAGCAGTGGCAGGGCTTGAGATTAATGCAAACCATGTTCGTCCAAAAAAGGATGGGACGGTTACTGCTGTTGCAGAAGTTCTGTATCAGGGAAGAACAACGATGGTATGGGATATTAAAATTACAGATGAACAGGATAAGCTAATCTGCATTTCCAGATGTACAATGGCTGTTATCCAGTTGAAAAAATAA